The Arabidopsis thaliana chromosome 5, partial sequence genomic interval AGTGTTAGCGGTACAAATCTGAATGCTAAAGAAATGACAAATACGAATGTGTTCTTTATTACGCTTTCATCACCAATCCATACCAGACGTtgtatatgaataaaaaacgTATACAATAACGAACCACGTTATTCAACACGGTTTTAAGATTAGAACGAAGAAAAGACTCATCTTGAGAGAATTATTAATCTATTAAATAAAGTAAACCaaagtaaaattttgatataagaaaataagtatCGTAGTGCCCACGTTCCAACTTCTACGTTGGACATCTGCGTTTAGCTATTTTCTATATGACCCATTCGAATTCATCtggatatatttttctttggcaAATTACTAAAGTCATAGTGAATCCATTAAGAAATATGTACATTTTCcttgttttatcatttttttttcccaactGGACCTACATAGAGATTCATATCATCCATTTCATCACATTCAATGTAGACCCTAAAATATAAGagaaatgacaaaaatatgGACTCTTTTGTAGAATACAATATATCGCAAGTTACAATTATTATATGAACCCACTTAActaccaaatcaaaatcaccaaaaaaCAATCACCTGTTACAATTCATAAATCTCAAAACACGAACCACTATATATACACCAATTTTATACCCTTTATGTCAGGCACTCAGCAGTAGTAGTGGTCTATCTCAGAGACACTCCTCTTGACCATATTCACCTTCAAGCCATGCTTCATGTACATAGTTAGAGCCATCTTTGGCTCAACCTTATGACCACCCTTATCATCAACCCTAACCTTATACCGGTAAATAATGGCGGCCGCTACATATCTCATTTGGTAATACGCAAAATCCTTGCCTAGACATAGCCGAGGACCACCATTGAAGGCCGTGAACTTATAGGCCGACTCACTCATGTACCTGCCGTCTCTTAACCACCTTTCTGGCTTGAACTCACGACAGTCTTTCCCCCAAATTGTTTCCATACGTCCCATCGCGTATATTGCATATATAaccttttctcctttttttaatttcgtCCCATCTGGAAATACATCGTCTTCAAGTACctacaaattattttactCTTGTAAACCTCATGAAAACTATATGTCAATAACCGAAATCGAATAAAAGAGAATCTTATGTAACCCAAGCAGTCAACCACAccaatatatcaaatattccTAACAAATTCACTTTTAACTATATATCAGAACTAGGTTTTACTATATTgattaaaactaattatttacTTATGGATAATAGTTCGTCTCAAAATTCGAATTGTACCTAAAAGGCTAAAACTAGAAGCGAGCcaaaattttcacaaaaaggactaaaaaaaattccgGATagctgaaaaaaaaagaaccaaaaatcatattctTAATGACTTCTTGGGAGACAAGTAAATGAAACAGAGCAGATACCTCTTTGTGATCGACTGGAACAGAGGGATACAATCTAAGAGTCTCAGACAAAGCAGCTTGTAGATAATCCATTTTCTTGATCTCTTCTGGTCTGAAGACGGGCTCATATTCCATGTTCTTCTTTGTATCTCCATGATCAACCCTCTGCTCAAGAATCTTGCAAATTCCCATCATAATTTTCTCCTCCACTTCCGGATTCTTCTCGATTAACCAGAAAAACCAGCTTAGAGCCACAGAGGAAGTGTCTCTCCCAGCAAGTATGAAGTTCACACAAATATCACGCAAGAACTTATCTGAAAATTTCTGTCCATTTTCGTCTCGTAGACCCATAAAAATAGTCAAGAGATCAGGTCTCTTCGCGATTTCAGTCTCTAGAGacatctctttcttcctcgTCCGGATTACTTCTTCAGCGAAATCATCCACACCATTTATTGATTCCTTTAGCTTCTTCTCCGTTCCTAAATTAAGAGACCTCATGAGCTTCCACACGAATTTAGGCATCACAAATCTCACAACTGTTGCTTCTGTTGCGTCCTCGAAGGCTTTTGCAAAAGGAATTTCGGGTAGTTTTGGACTAAGACAGCCTGGATCGACCCCGAAAGCAATCATGCATACATTGTCGAACGTTAGTCTTAACAAAATGTCCTGAAGATCAATCTTTCCGGAAGTTTCTAGAACCGGCAAAAGTCGATTATGCACGAGTTCGTGCAATGATTGACTGGTTAATTGTCTGAATTTAGCCGAATGGAATTCGACACTTGCTGCTTTCCTTTGTCGTTGCCACGTTCCGTCATCGGTGTTGAAAATCCCGTCTCCGAGTAGATCTTGCATGGTCTCACGGAAGTAAGAACCCTTTGGGTAGATAGAGAAACGGGTCTTGAGAAGATGCTCAACGTTTCTTGGGTCGCAGGTAACAACGCAGTTGAGGGTGCTAAACCAAGGACCTCTAAACCGGAATGTCCCGTTTTGGCTGATAAGAACATCAGACAGCCATTCGTATATGTTGCTTCGTACCGCGGATATCAACGAAGGAAGCATGCCAACCAACGGCCAAACGGGCATCCCTTGGTGTTTCTTCTGGCGCAAGGAATGTATTGTCGCAAACACGAAAAAGGCAATAAAGAGCTCAAGAATCTGAACATCTCTCAGGGAAAACAGCCTCCTTGAAACCAGAAGTTCGTCGCTTCCGAAACAAGAAGAGGACACGGCAGTAGCCGTGAgattataagaagaaaaactaagatTCATAGTGACAAAGaaggaacaaagaaacagagtgtgtataatttttttgcagagagaaagagaaagagagataagaaATAATGAAGTTGTTAGTTAATTTAGTAGGTGAAGAATGTGAAATGAGGGAAGAAGGATTTAAGACGCATAAGTTTCGTGTTTGGCTCTCAATGTGAAATTGGGTTTGATTTGGTGAGCTAAAAAAAGTTCGTTGCTCTTTTCTAACGgtcttttaaatttgtgtgGCTCTTTATTCTCGTGTTTTGCTATGTTTTCGTTTTGGTCTTTTGAAAGGACGAATCTTTTGGAGGGGATTAACTagaaaattaggaaaattagaattagggttttagactTGAGGATTGttgataaaagagaaattgaCAGGTGGGTAGTGACGGATCACCTAAGttcttgtttatttgttatacactttattttattttgtcaaacaaCTTGTTTAATTTATACGTGTGGAAATTGGAATTGGAAGAATATTAATAGTGAGTAATTCAAATAAACAGAATTTTTTTGGATACTACTGTACTATTTTAAACCTGGCGGTGAAGCCGTTGTTGTTTGAATTTAGGTTATCTGCATATATCTGGTGAATAATTGTTTTCGAACAATTTGGGCTTAGAAAACATATGGGCCTATCAATAAAGTATCGGGcctttgatatatataaaatttcattaacCTCATTATTAATGTATTTTGGGCCTTACAGGCCCTCTGGCCTCTTCTAGGTGACTATAGCATCAATAAATGATTCTCATTAAGCCGCCAATTTCTCTGGCCTCTTCTAGGTGACTATAGCATCAATAAATTATTCCCGAGACAATTGCGAATAAACCACTTTCTTTGGAAATTATCATTGAGATCAACATAAAACATAAGCTTTGTTTATATGACAATGCTGTTGTTTTAAAGCTCTACGGTAGTACTACACATGtaatttaatgaattttaattgatttctaaACAGTACGAGCAATTTGTGTGTTGAATTCAACTTTGATTATATGGTTTATAAAACCTTGTTTTGGGAGATGAAATTctgaattaagaaaaataaagaagaaagcatTTAATTTGCC includes:
- a CDS encoding Cytochrome P450 superfamily protein (Cytochrome P450 superfamily protein; FUNCTIONS IN: electron carrier activity, monooxygenase activity, iron ion binding, oxygen binding, heme binding; INVOLVED IN: oxidation reduction; LOCATED IN: cellular_component unknown; EXPRESSED IN: male gametophyte, flower; EXPRESSED DURING: 4 anthesis, petal differentiation and expansion stage; CONTAINS InterPro DOMAIN/s: Cytochrome P450 (InterPro:IPR001128), Cytochrome P450, E-class, group I (InterPro:IPR002401), Cytochrome P450, conserved site (InterPro:IPR017972); BEST Arabidopsis thaliana protein match is: cytochrome P450, family 86, subfamily B, polypeptide 1 (TAIR:AT5G23190.1); Has 27212 Blast hits to 27118 proteins in 1435 species: Archae - 44; Bacteria - 2429; Metazoa - 9998; Fungi - 5788; Plants - 7920; Viruses - 3; Other Eukaryotes - 1030 (source: NCBI BLink).); the encoded protein is MPVWPLVGMLPSLISAVRSNIYEWLSDVLISQNGTFRFRGPWFSTLNCVVTCDPRNVEHLLKTRFSIYPKGSYFRETMQDLLGDGIFNTDDGTWQRQRKAASVEFHSAKFRQLTSQSLHELVHNRLLPVLETSGKIDLQDILLRLTFDNVCMIAFGVDPGCLSPKLPEIPFAKAFEDATEATVVRFVMPKFVWKLMRSLNLGTEKKLKESINGVDDFAEEVIRTRKKEMSLETEIAKRPDLLTIFMGLRDENGQKFSDKFLRDICVNFILAGRDTSSVALSWFFWLIEKNPEVEEKIMMGICKILEQRVDHGDTKKNMEYEPVFRPEEIKKMDYLQAALSETLRLYPSVPVDHKEVLEDDVFPDGTKLKKGEKVIYAIYAMGRMETIWGKDCREFKPERWLRDGRYMSESAYKFTAFNGGPRLCLGKDFAYYQMRYVAAAIIYRYKVRVDDKGGHKVEPKMALTMYMKHGLKVNMVKRSVSEIDHYYC
- a CDS encoding Cytochrome P450 superfamily protein; amino-acid sequence: MNLSFSSYNLTATAVSSSCFGSDELLVSRRLFSLRDVQILELFIAFFVFATIHSLRQKKHQGMPVWPLVGMLPSLISAVRSNIYEWLSDVLISQNGTFRFRGPWFSTLNCVVTCDPRNVEHLLKTRFSIYPKGSYFRETMQDLLGDGIFNTDDGTWQRQRKAASVEFHSAKFRQLTSQSLHELVHNRLLPVLETSGKIDLQDILLRLTFDNVCMIAFGVDPGCLSPKLPEIPFAKAFEDATEATVVRFVMPKFVWKLMRSLNLGTEKKLKESINGVDDFAEEVIRTRKKEMSLETEIAKRPDLLTIFMGLRDENGQKFSDKFLRDICVNFILAGRDTSSVALSWFFWLIEKNPEVEEKIMMGICKILEQRVDHGDTKKNMEYEPVFRPEEIKKMDYLQAALSETLRLYPSVPVDHKEVLEDDVFPDGTKLKKGEKVIYAIYAMGRMETIWGKDCREFKPERWLRDGRYMSESAYKFTAFNGGPRLCLGKDFAYYQMRYVAAAIIYRYKVRVDDKGGHKVEPKMALTMYMKHGLKVNMVKRSVSEIDHYYC